One Flavobacterium sp. 90 DNA segment encodes these proteins:
- a CDS encoding AAA family ATPase has protein sequence MRKVILMKGLPGSGKSTLAKKIIADNPETYKRINRDDLRAMFDNGNTTQSNEKFVKKVRDLLIVKALEEGKSIVIDDTNLSDTNFRRVSQLVKEYNTKFNEKVEVEVMEVNTDVAVCIERDALREKPVGEKVIKKMHRQFFKDSPEYAIQNPDLPKAIICDLDGTLALMNGRSPFDASKCDQDEINNPVANVLRNYKKLGYEILLVSGREDRYKEPTLRFLEKHEIEYDALIMRKTQDSRKDSIIKTEIYNESIKDKYFVEFVLDDRNQVVDTWRNDLKLPCFQVYYGDF, from the coding sequence ATGAGAAAAGTAATTTTAATGAAAGGATTGCCGGGAAGTGGGAAATCTACTTTGGCTAAAAAGATAATTGCAGATAATCCTGAAACCTATAAAAGAATCAACAGAGACGATTTGCGCGCTATGTTTGATAACGGAAATACAACTCAAAGCAACGAGAAATTCGTTAAAAAAGTACGTGATTTATTAATCGTAAAAGCTTTGGAAGAAGGGAAAAGCATTGTGATTGATGATACCAATTTATCGGATACTAATTTTAGACGCGTTTCACAATTAGTTAAAGAATATAACACAAAATTTAATGAAAAGGTTGAAGTTGAGGTTATGGAAGTCAATACAGATGTTGCGGTTTGTATTGAAAGAGATGCTTTGAGAGAAAAACCAGTTGGAGAAAAAGTGATCAAAAAAATGCACCGACAATTCTTTAAAGATTCACCGGAATACGCAATCCAAAACCCGGATTTGCCAAAAGCTATTATCTGTGACCTTGACGGAACTTTGGCTTTAATGAATGGAAGAAGTCCTTTTGATGCAAGCAAATGTGATCAGGACGAAATCAATAATCCAGTGGCGAATGTTTTGAGAAATTACAAGAAATTAGGTTACGAGATATTATTAGTTTCAGGAAGAGAAGACCGATACAAAGAACCAACGTTGAGGTTTCTTGAAAAACACGAAATCGAATACGACGCTTTAATCATGCGAAAAACTCAGGATAGCCGAAAAGACTCCATCATCAAAACCGAAATCTATAACGAATCTATAAAAGATAAATACTTTGTAGAATTTGTTCTCGACGATAGAAACCAAGTAGTGGATACCTGGAGGAATGATCTGAAATTACCGTGCTTCCAGGTTTATTATGGGGATTTTTAA
- a CDS encoding RNA ligase translates to MNTTLLKEMISKNYVRVNKHPKHDLYIYNYTQSAQFERIWNEVTLACRGLILDEKENVIARPFPKFFNLGEMENQILPDSTFEVYDKMDGSMGILYWMDEVPFMASRGSFASAQSHKANEMLQGKYRNSWSLLDKNKTYLFEIIYPENRIVLDYGSAEELVLLAIIDTQTGEEFPLEDIGFPLVEKYNGIKDISLLKEMDIANKEGFIIKYANNFRVKIKFEEYLRLHRIITQVSNLNIWEYLKTNQPMEEILERVPDEFFDWVKETKADLENKYAVIKDQAKKDFKVLETVKETAFYFMTCKHPGVLFAMLNNKDYSVIIWKMIRPTFEKPFNREEE, encoded by the coding sequence ATGAATACAACGCTTTTAAAAGAGATGATTTCCAAAAATTATGTAAGGGTAAACAAACATCCTAAACATGATTTATATATTTATAATTATACGCAAAGTGCACAATTTGAGAGAATTTGGAATGAGGTTACTTTGGCGTGTAGAGGTTTAATTTTGGACGAAAAAGAGAATGTAATTGCAAGACCCTTTCCTAAGTTTTTTAATTTAGGCGAAATGGAAAATCAAATACTTCCGGATTCCACTTTTGAAGTTTATGATAAAATGGACGGTTCAATGGGAATTTTGTACTGGATGGATGAGGTTCCGTTTATGGCAAGCCGAGGTTCTTTTGCAAGCGCACAATCCCATAAAGCGAATGAAATGCTACAGGGAAAATATAGAAATTCATGGTCACTTTTGGATAAAAACAAAACCTATTTATTCGAGATTATTTATCCCGAAAACCGCATTGTTTTAGATTATGGTTCGGCGGAAGAATTGGTTTTATTAGCTATTATTGATACACAAACTGGTGAAGAATTTCCGCTGGAAGATATTGGTTTTCCTTTGGTTGAAAAATATAACGGAATCAAAGATATTTCCCTTTTAAAAGAAATGGATATTGCAAACAAAGAAGGTTTTATCATTAAATATGCAAACAACTTTAGAGTAAAAATTAAATTTGAAGAGTATCTTCGTTTACACCGAATTATTACTCAGGTTTCTAACTTGAATATCTGGGAATATTTGAAAACCAATCAGCCAATGGAAGAAATTCTGGAACGAGTTCCGGATGAGTTTTTTGATTGGGTGAAAGAGACCAAAGCAGATTTAGAAAATAAATATGCGGTAATAAAAGATCAGGCAAAAAAGGATTTCAAAGTATTAGAAACGGTCAAAGAAACCGCTTTTTATTTCATGACTTGTAAACATCCGGGCGTATTATTTGCAATGCTGAATAACAAAGATTATTCAGTCATTATATGGAAAATGATTCGGCCAACATTTGAAAAACCGTTTAATAGAGAAGAAGAATAA
- a CDS encoding TatD family hydrolase produces MKQYIDIGINLTNKQFQNDIDDVVQNALDADVSQMILTGTSVRNSEESARIAKEYQGILYATAGIHPHDAKSFDAQSISKLRNLLKQKHVVSVGECGLDFDRDFSPRNVQETCYKAQLELAIEVQKPLFLHERAAFAKFMSITKEYLPQLPKAVVHCFTGSLQEAKTYLDNGFYLGFTGAISDSKRFEHLKEVIQYVPLDRMMIETDAPFMLPKNTPINLLKKYHERRCEPAFLPFVAATVAQFKGVSGIIVAEETTKNAKNFFGI; encoded by the coding sequence ATGAAACAATACATAGACATAGGAATTAACCTAACCAATAAACAATTCCAAAACGACATAGACGATGTTGTACAAAACGCTTTAGACGCCGACGTGTCGCAAATGATACTAACCGGAACAAGCGTACGAAATAGTGAAGAATCTGCTCGAATAGCAAAAGAATATCAGGGAATATTATATGCAACGGCGGGAATTCATCCGCATGATGCGAAGAGTTTTGATGCACAGAGCATTTCGAAACTGAGAAATTTATTAAAACAGAAACACGTAGTTTCGGTAGGAGAGTGCGGACTCGATTTTGATCGGGATTTTTCGCCCAGAAATGTTCAGGAAACTTGTTACAAAGCTCAACTTGAATTGGCGATCGAAGTTCAGAAACCTTTGTTTTTGCACGAAAGAGCCGCTTTTGCAAAGTTTATGAGCATTACCAAAGAATATTTGCCACAATTGCCAAAAGCCGTTGTACATTGTTTTACGGGAAGTTTGCAAGAAGCCAAAACCTATCTCGATAACGGATTTTATCTCGGTTTTACCGGAGCAATTTCGGATAGTAAACGTTTTGAGCATTTAAAAGAAGTAATTCAATACGTTCCGCTTGATCGAATGATGATCGAAACCGATGCGCCATTTATGCTTCCAAAAAACACTCCGATTAATCTCTTGAAAAAATACCATGAACGCCGTTGCGAACCAGCTTTTCTGCCTTTTGTTGCGGCAACAGTTGCACAGTTCAAAGGAGTTTCGGGTATTATAGTTGCGGAGGAAACTACGAAAAATGCTAAGAACTTTTTTGGCATTTAA
- a CDS encoding tyrosinase family protein, with the protein MKKITISLFIILITISGFGQSSGNVKYIRHNVNTAEGQADLLAMNTAFKKMREMGCENGLGWYYQGAIHNIPDSIAGKNELCAQYQTSKDKLWAWGDCTHKRNSEAANLNFLLWHRLYIWYLEKIVRDLSGKQDFAIPYWNYGSKEVVDNILPKEARDKSGSLYAPARYSVLNNGKPIPDNDLTQIQLALDELKTNPSFTGAAGFSKNLEGAPHGFMHDLIGGEYADPKESYYNEIYQLKDFSGLMANVPSAGFDPVFWLHHSMIDRIWESWDVSAYGQRPTLEQLKANPWTYEFIAPDGTHITYTMEEVYKIVFNLDYKYDNLLYGSKTPVLASNESTSKKKVSFQDSKEKVIWEQKIGKTIENTGFTHKVTSAFSKSTNKVFKTEANSKIILNLDVVVYKEPKDFYTVYLRYPGKADQYVGTMTFFGVAHDHGLEANHTAAETGIKLNFSYYISDDLVNTDKNFEIIIKKSGIGDAKVTLEKISVSKAN; encoded by the coding sequence ATGAAAAAAATTACTATATCATTATTTATTATTTTGATTACAATTTCTGGCTTTGGTCAGAGTTCAGGTAATGTAAAATATATTCGACACAATGTTAACACCGCCGAAGGTCAAGCAGATCTTTTGGCAATGAATACAGCCTTTAAAAAAATGCGCGAAATGGGCTGTGAGAATGGTCTTGGTTGGTATTATCAAGGCGCAATACATAATATTCCGGATTCAATTGCCGGAAAAAATGAGCTTTGTGCACAATATCAAACAAGCAAAGATAAATTGTGGGCTTGGGGCGATTGTACGCATAAAAGAAACTCAGAAGCTGCAAACTTAAATTTTCTTTTATGGCACAGATTGTACATTTGGTATTTAGAAAAAATAGTTAGGGATTTATCCGGAAAGCAAGATTTTGCGATACCATATTGGAACTACGGAAGCAAAGAAGTTGTCGATAATATTTTGCCAAAAGAAGCAAGAGACAAATCCGGTTCTTTGTATGCGCCAGCAAGATATAGTGTTCTTAACAACGGAAAACCAATTCCTGATAATGACCTTACACAAATTCAGTTAGCACTTGATGAATTAAAAACAAATCCTTCTTTTACAGGAGCGGCAGGATTTAGCAAAAACCTCGAAGGTGCGCCACATGGTTTTATGCACGATCTTATTGGAGGAGAATATGCAGATCCAAAAGAAAGCTATTATAATGAAATCTACCAATTAAAAGACTTTTCAGGATTAATGGCAAATGTTCCTTCGGCTGGATTTGATCCTGTTTTTTGGTTGCATCACAGTATGATTGACCGTATTTGGGAATCTTGGGATGTTTCGGCTTATGGGCAGCGTCCTACATTAGAACAGTTAAAAGCAAATCCCTGGACATATGAATTTATCGCACCAGACGGAACGCATATTACCTATACAATGGAGGAAGTCTACAAGATCGTTTTCAATTTAGATTATAAATATGACAATTTGCTTTATGGATCTAAAACTCCGGTTTTGGCTTCTAATGAATCAACTTCAAAAAAGAAAGTTTCATTTCAGGATTCAAAAGAGAAAGTTATTTGGGAACAAAAAATCGGAAAAACAATCGAAAATACTGGTTTTACGCATAAAGTGACAAGTGCATTCTCAAAAAGTACCAATAAAGTTTTTAAAACCGAAGCCAACTCAAAAATAATATTAAATCTGGATGTAGTTGTTTACAAAGAACCAAAAGATTTTTACACCGTTTATCTACGTTATCCTGGAAAAGCAGATCAATATGTGGGAACAATGACTTTCTTTGGAGTTGCTCATGATCACGGACTCGAAGCAAATCATACAGCAGCAGAAACAGGAATAAAACTTAATTTCTCGTATTATATTTCAGATGATTTGGTAAATACCGATAAGAATTTTGAAATTATTATAAAAAAGAGCGGAATTGGAGATGCCAAAGTAACACTTGAAAAAATTAGTGTATCAAAGGCAAATTAA
- a CDS encoding multicopper oxidase domain-containing protein, protein MKEQNTIILLFSFLLITTFSFAQNERLIIGRTTGKLFINKDLVIRTFGFANSLSGQVTLPGYDIDVKEGDSVKIDFWNISQGNPVSLYCKEIEFTQLNKQKQIMNKKEPVHHMEHGFYSFQAKKSGTYLYYSPENYPFNLQAGMFGVIIIRPKEKDSLADKPSTEILWCSNEIDTKWHTDAIMGTEYDDSNKPILLPDYKPNYFLINGKTLLKNKGLQSFQLKQNAVLLRLVNAGLYVHDILFPLDTKLQIISGNGNHIKVLTTGNNVKLNPGECLELYAFLGNTAQKAKIRYQFINPLSNKIYHQADIPVFY, encoded by the coding sequence ATGAAAGAACAGAATACAATCATATTGCTATTTTCTTTTTTGCTAATTACCACATTTTCATTTGCTCAAAATGAAAGATTAATTATTGGTAGAACAACCGGTAAGTTGTTTATTAATAAAGATTTAGTAATAAGAACTTTTGGTTTTGCCAATTCGCTTTCAGGACAGGTTACTTTGCCGGGATATGATATTGATGTAAAAGAGGGAGATAGTGTGAAAATCGATTTCTGGAACATTTCTCAAGGAAATCCAGTCTCTTTATATTGTAAGGAAATTGAATTCACACAACTGAATAAACAAAAACAAATAATGAATAAAAAAGAACCGGTTCACCACATGGAACACGGTTTTTATTCTTTTCAGGCAAAAAAATCAGGAACCTATTTGTATTATAGTCCTGAAAATTATCCGTTCAATCTTCAGGCTGGTATGTTTGGAGTAATTATTATCCGACCAAAAGAAAAAGATTCCTTAGCTGATAAACCTTCAACCGAAATACTTTGGTGCAGTAACGAAATAGATACCAAATGGCACACAGATGCTATTATGGGAACAGAATATGACGATTCGAATAAACCAATACTTCTTCCGGATTATAAACCGAATTACTTTCTGATAAATGGTAAAACACTTCTGAAAAACAAAGGTTTACAATCCTTTCAACTGAAACAAAATGCTGTATTACTCCGTTTAGTCAATGCAGGATTATATGTTCATGATATTCTATTTCCATTGGATACAAAACTTCAGATTATATCAGGAAATGGTAATCATATCAAGGTTTTAACTACAGGAAATAATGTAAAACTTAATCCTGGAGAATGTCTGGAGTTGTATGCTTTTTTAGGAAATACTGCCCAAAAAGCAAAGATTAGATATCAGTTTATAAATCCTCTTTCAAATAAAATATATCATCAGGCCGATATTCCGGTTTTTTATTAA